One Paraburkholderia aromaticivorans genomic region harbors:
- a CDS encoding UbiH/UbiF/VisC/COQ6 family ubiquinone biosynthesis hydroxylase → MNDVSQSTVILRPAVASQPFDFDVTIVGAGPVGLALAGWLARRSATRALKIALVDAREPEDSIADPRAIAVSHGSRMILEPLRWPADATAIQRIHVSQRGHFGRTLIDHGEHGLPALGYVLRYGSIVHGLAEAVHATSVHWYRSTSAAAPTQELDGVTLPIETAGITRQLRTRILVNAEGGLFGDQKSAKRVGKRAGKDAHVSADEHVGGGGGGGGDRTDSRAANSAAKSVDRRSGRDRDAARRAGRGAVEPGSRDYGQTALVGTVTVSAPQPHVAWERFTSQGPIALLPMGGVRGADYALVWCCAPEEAARRAQLSDEDFLRELGAAFGDRMGRFTHIKGRASFPLGLNAVETLVNGHVVAIGNAAQTLHPVAGQGLNLGLRDAHALADALSAEGPTPLALATFAQRRALDRRMTIGATDTLARLFTIDFAPLAVMRGLALTALEFLPPVKTALARQMMFGQRR, encoded by the coding sequence ATGAACGACGTTTCCCAATCGACGGTGATCCTGAGGCCCGCCGTGGCCAGCCAGCCCTTCGATTTCGACGTGACGATTGTCGGCGCCGGTCCGGTCGGGCTGGCGCTGGCCGGCTGGCTGGCGCGCCGCAGCGCGACGCGGGCGCTGAAGATCGCGCTCGTCGATGCGCGCGAGCCGGAGGATTCGATCGCCGATCCGCGCGCGATCGCCGTGTCGCACGGTAGCCGGATGATCCTGGAGCCGCTGCGCTGGCCCGCCGACGCCACCGCGATCCAGCGCATCCATGTCTCGCAGCGCGGCCACTTCGGCCGCACGCTGATCGATCACGGAGAGCACGGCTTGCCGGCGCTCGGCTACGTGCTGCGCTACGGTTCGATCGTGCATGGCCTTGCCGAGGCGGTGCACGCGACCTCGGTGCATTGGTACCGCTCCACCTCCGCCGCGGCGCCGACGCAGGAACTCGACGGCGTCACGCTGCCGATCGAAACCGCCGGCATCACGCGTCAGTTGCGCACACGCATTCTGGTGAATGCCGAAGGCGGTCTGTTCGGCGATCAGAAGTCTGCTAAACGCGTGGGCAAACGCGCCGGGAAGGACGCCCACGTGAGTGCGGACGAACACGTCGGTGGCGGCGGTGGCGGCGGCGGCGACAGGACCGACAGCCGAGCCGCGAATAGCGCGGCGAAAAGCGTTGATCGGCGCAGCGGCCGGGACCGGGACGCCGCGCGGCGCGCCGGCAGAGGCGCCGTCGAACCCGGCTCGCGCGATTATGGACAAACCGCGCTGGTCGGCACGGTGACTGTATCCGCGCCGCAACCGCACGTGGCGTGGGAGCGCTTCACGTCGCAAGGGCCGATCGCATTGCTGCCGATGGGCGGTGTGCGCGGCGCCGACTACGCGCTGGTCTGGTGCTGCGCGCCCGAAGAAGCCGCGCGCCGCGCGCAACTCTCCGATGAAGACTTCCTGCGCGAACTCGGCGCCGCATTCGGCGACCGCATGGGCCGCTTCACGCACATCAAGGGACGCGCGTCGTTCCCGTTGGGACTGAACGCGGTGGAAACGCTGGTGAATGGCCACGTCGTCGCGATCGGCAACGCGGCGCAGACGCTGCATCCGGTCGCGGGCCAAGGTCTGAATCTGGGTCTACGCGACGCGCACGCGCTCGCCGACGCCTTGTCGGCGGAAGGTCCGACCCCGCTCGCGCTGGCCACCTTCGCGCAACGCCGCGCGCTCGACCGGCGCATGACGATCGGCGCCACCGACACGCTCGCGCGCCTCTTCACCATCGACTTCGCGCCGCTCGCCGTCATGCGTGGCCTCGCCCTTACCGCGCTCGAATTCCTGCCGCCGGTGAAAACCGCGCTGGCACGGCAAATGATGTTCGGACAGCGCCGGTAG
- the dusB gene encoding tRNA dihydrouridine synthase DusB, with protein sequence MPTLGSHNLRNNLFVAPMAGVTDRPFRQLCKRLGAGYAVSEMVASNAQLWKSEKTMRRANHAGEVEPIAVQIAGADPAMMAEAARYNVANGAQIIDINMGCPAKKVCNVAAGSALLQNEPLVQRIVEAVVGAVGVGPDAVPVTLKIRTGWDRENKNALNVARLAESAGISMLTVHGRTRADLYHGDAEYETIAAVKAAVRIPVVANGDITSPHKAREVLAATGADAIMIGRAAQGRPWLFREIEYFLQTGELLPPPRIDEIQQVMNEHLEDHYAFYGEFTGVRTARKHIGWYTRGLSGANVFRHRMNTLDTTREQLLAVNEFFDAQKAISDRLVYVDETLNNNGEPDHTDRLAA encoded by the coding sequence ATGCCCACTCTCGGTTCCCACAATCTGCGTAATAACCTGTTCGTCGCGCCCATGGCCGGCGTGACCGACCGGCCGTTCCGGCAACTGTGCAAACGGCTGGGCGCGGGCTATGCGGTGTCGGAAATGGTCGCCTCGAACGCGCAACTGTGGAAGAGCGAGAAGACCATGCGCCGCGCCAACCACGCGGGCGAGGTCGAGCCGATCGCCGTGCAGATCGCCGGCGCCGATCCGGCCATGATGGCCGAAGCGGCCCGCTACAACGTGGCGAATGGCGCGCAGATCATCGACATCAACATGGGCTGCCCGGCCAAGAAGGTGTGCAACGTGGCGGCGGGGTCGGCTTTGCTGCAGAACGAGCCGCTGGTGCAGCGCATCGTCGAGGCAGTGGTGGGCGCTGTTGGCGTCGGGCCCGACGCCGTGCCCGTCACGCTCAAGATCCGCACGGGCTGGGATCGCGAGAACAAGAACGCGTTGAATGTCGCGCGGCTCGCCGAATCGGCTGGCATTTCGATGCTGACCGTGCACGGCCGCACGCGCGCCGACCTGTATCACGGCGACGCCGAATACGAGACCATCGCCGCGGTGAAAGCGGCGGTGCGCATTCCGGTGGTCGCCAACGGCGACATCACCTCGCCGCACAAGGCGCGCGAGGTGCTGGCCGCCACCGGCGCCGACGCCATCATGATCGGCCGTGCGGCGCAGGGGCGCCCGTGGCTGTTCCGCGAGATCGAATATTTCCTGCAAACGGGCGAGTTGCTGCCGCCACCGCGCATCGACGAAATCCAGCAGGTGATGAACGAGCATCTGGAAGACCACTACGCGTTCTACGGGGAATTTACCGGTGTCCGCACTGCGCGTAAGCACATCGGCTGGTACACTCGCGGCCTTTCTGGCGCCAACGTGTTCCGGCATCGCATGAATACGCTGGACACCACGCGCGAACAACTCCTCGCCGTCAACGAGTTCTTCGACGCACAAAAGGCGATCTCCGACCGCCTCGTCTACGTCGACGAAACGCTCAACAATAACGGCGAGCCGGACCATACCGACCGACTAGCAGCATGA
- a CDS encoding Fis family transcriptional regulator, whose protein sequence is MSKNNIEQSVRDSLGMYFQDLDGSNPHDVYDMVISCVEKPLLEVVLEQAGGNQSLAAEYLGINRNTLRKKLQQHGLL, encoded by the coding sequence ATGAGCAAGAACAATATCGAACAATCTGTCCGTGACAGCCTGGGAATGTATTTCCAGGATCTCGACGGCTCCAATCCGCACGACGTCTACGACATGGTGATTTCCTGCGTAGAAAAACCTCTGCTCGAAGTGGTGCTCGAGCAGGCTGGCGGCAATCAGTCGCTGGCCGCCGAGTATCTCGGCATCAACCGCAATACGCTGCGCAAGAAGCTGCAACAGCACGGTTTGTTGTAG
- the purH gene encoding bifunctional phosphoribosylaminoimidazolecarboxamide formyltransferase/IMP cyclohydrolase — MIKQALISVSDKSGIVDFAKSLSDLGVKILSTGGTAKLLADAGLSVTEVADYTGFPEMLDGRVKTLHPKVHGGILARRDLPEHMAALEKHDIPTIDLLVVNLYPFVQTVSKEECSLEDAIENIDIGGPTMLRSAAKNHRDVTVVVDPADYAVVLDEMRANSNAVSYKTNFRLATKVFAHTAQYDGAITNYLTSLTDELQHSSRNAYPATFNLAFDKVQDLRYGENPHQSAAFYRDLSVPAGALANYNQLQGKELSYNNIADSDAAWECVKTFDVPACVIVKHANPCGVALGADAHDAYAKALQTDPTSAFGGIIAFNREVDQAAAQAVAKQFVEVLIAPSFSAEARQVFAAKQNVRLLEIALGEGHNAFDLKRVGGGLLVQSLDSKNVQPHELRVVTKRHPTPKEMDDLLFAWRVAKYVKSNAIVFCGNRMTLGVGAGQMSRVDSARIASIKAQNAGLTLAGSAVASDAFFPFRDGLDVVVAAGATCVIQPGGSMRDDEVVGAADEHNIAMVLTGVRHFRH; from the coding sequence ATGATCAAGCAAGCGCTCATCTCCGTTTCCGACAAGTCCGGCATCGTCGACTTCGCCAAGTCGCTGTCGGACCTCGGCGTCAAGATCCTGTCGACCGGCGGCACCGCGAAACTGCTCGCGGACGCGGGTCTCTCCGTTACCGAAGTCGCCGATTACACGGGCTTCCCGGAAATGCTGGACGGGCGCGTGAAAACGCTGCATCCGAAGGTGCACGGCGGCATTCTCGCGCGCCGCGACCTGCCGGAACACATGGCAGCGCTTGAAAAGCACGACATTCCGACCATCGACCTGCTGGTCGTGAATCTGTATCCGTTCGTGCAGACCGTGTCGAAAGAGGAATGCTCGCTGGAAGACGCGATCGAGAACATCGACATTGGCGGGCCGACCATGCTGCGTTCGGCCGCGAAGAATCATCGCGACGTGACGGTAGTGGTCGATCCGGCCGATTACGCGGTCGTGCTCGACGAGATGCGCGCAAACAGCAATGCCGTGTCGTACAAGACGAACTTCCGTCTCGCCACCAAGGTGTTCGCGCACACCGCGCAATACGACGGCGCGATCACGAACTACCTGACGAGCCTGACCGACGAACTGCAACATTCGTCGCGCAATGCTTATCCGGCGACGTTCAACCTCGCGTTCGACAAGGTGCAGGACCTGCGCTACGGCGAAAACCCGCATCAGAGCGCGGCGTTCTACCGCGACCTGTCGGTGCCGGCCGGCGCGCTGGCGAACTACAACCAGTTGCAAGGCAAGGAACTGTCGTACAACAACATCGCGGATTCCGACGCGGCGTGGGAATGCGTGAAGACTTTCGACGTGCCGGCCTGCGTGATCGTCAAGCACGCGAATCCGTGCGGCGTGGCGCTCGGTGCAGATGCGCACGACGCATACGCGAAGGCGTTGCAGACCGATCCGACCTCGGCGTTCGGTGGCATCATCGCCTTCAATCGCGAAGTGGACCAAGCAGCGGCGCAAGCCGTAGCCAAGCAGTTCGTCGAAGTGCTGATCGCGCCGTCGTTCAGCGCCGAAGCGCGCCAGGTGTTCGCGGCCAAGCAGAATGTGCGTCTGCTGGAAATCGCGCTGGGCGAAGGCCATAACGCGTTCGATCTGAAGCGCGTGGGCGGCGGCCTGCTGGTGCAATCGCTCGACTCGAAGAACGTGCAGCCACACGAATTGCGCGTGGTCACGAAGCGTCATCCGACGCCGAAGGAAATGGACGATCTGCTGTTCGCATGGCGCGTGGCGAAGTACGTGAAGTCGAACGCGATCGTGTTCTGCGGCAACCGTATGACGCTCGGCGTTGGCGCGGGCCAGATGAGCCGCGTGGACTCGGCGCGCATCGCCAGCATCAAGGCGCAGAACGCCGGTTTGACGCTGGCGGGTTCGGCGGTGGCATCGGATGCGTTCTTCCCGTTCCGCGACGGCCTCGACGTGGTGGTGGCGGCAGGCGCAACCTGCGTGATCCAGCCGGGCGGCTCGATGCGCGATGATGAAGTGGTTGGCGCCGCGGATGAGCACAATATCGCGATGGTGCTGACTGGTGTGCGTCACTTCCGGCATTGA
- the ruvC gene encoding crossover junction endodeoxyribonuclease RuvC — translation MRILGIDPGLRVTGFGVIDQSGHTLSYVASGVIKTADADLPSRLGTIFEGISTLIRQHSPDQSAIEKVFVNVNPQSTLLLGQARGAAICGLVAGGVPVAEYTALQLKQAVVGYGRATKEQMQQMVVRLLNLSGVPGTDAADALGMAICHAHGGTTLSTLGGIAPSLAKKGLRVKRGRLVG, via the coding sequence ATGAGAATTCTCGGCATCGACCCCGGCCTGCGCGTGACCGGCTTCGGCGTGATCGACCAAAGCGGCCATACGCTCAGCTATGTCGCGAGCGGCGTCATCAAAACCGCCGACGCCGATCTGCCGTCGCGTCTGGGCACCATCTTCGAAGGCATCTCCACATTGATTCGCCAGCATTCGCCAGATCAGTCGGCGATCGAAAAAGTGTTCGTCAACGTCAACCCGCAATCCACCCTGCTGCTCGGCCAGGCGCGCGGCGCGGCAATCTGTGGACTGGTCGCGGGCGGCGTGCCGGTCGCCGAATATACAGCCCTGCAATTGAAGCAGGCCGTGGTGGGTTACGGTCGCGCCACCAAGGAACAGATGCAACAGATGGTGGTGCGCCTGCTCAATCTATCCGGCGTACCCGGCACCGACGCCGCCGACGCGCTCGGCATGGCAATCTGCCACGCACACGGCGGCACGACGCTGAGTACGTTGGGCGGCATCGCGCCTTCGCTGGCGAAGAAGGGTCTGCGCGTAAAGCGCGGACGTTTGGTCGGATAG
- a CDS encoding LysE family translocator, producing MLSLTALALFAGACLALTATPGPDMLLIASRSVSQGRSAGFASLAGILVGTYCHALAAAFGLSQLFLAVPMAYDVVRFAGAAYLLYLAWKTFRAQGTVLAPNASMSRYPVGRIFRQGLFTNLLNPKVALFVLALFPQFVRPEAGSVALQIMVLATVLNLIGFCVNGAVILMASKLSRKLSAGRRPSRVPQYLLGTVFAGLACRLALASRN from the coding sequence ATGCTGAGCCTCACCGCTCTCGCGCTGTTTGCCGGCGCGTGTCTCGCGTTGACCGCCACGCCCGGTCCCGACATGTTGCTGATTGCCTCGCGCAGTGTGAGCCAGGGGCGTTCCGCGGGTTTTGCGTCGCTGGCAGGCATTCTGGTCGGCACGTATTGTCATGCGTTGGCCGCGGCGTTCGGCTTGTCGCAACTCTTTCTGGCCGTTCCCATGGCATACGACGTCGTGCGATTTGCCGGCGCTGCGTATCTGCTCTATCTCGCCTGGAAAACATTCCGTGCGCAGGGCACGGTGCTCGCGCCGAATGCGTCGATGAGCCGTTATCCGGTCGGCCGCATTTTCCGCCAGGGCCTCTTCACCAATCTGCTGAATCCGAAAGTCGCGCTGTTCGTGCTCGCGCTGTTTCCGCAATTCGTGCGGCCCGAAGCGGGGTCGGTCGCGTTGCAGATCATGGTGCTGGCCACCGTGCTGAATCTGATCGGCTTCTGCGTGAATGGGGCGGTGATTTTGATGGCGAGCAAGCTGAGCCGCAAACTGTCGGCGGGGCGGCGGCCGTCGAGGGTGCCGCAGTATTTGTTGGGGACGGTGTTTGCGGGGTTGGCCTGCCGCCTTGCGCTGGCTAGCCGGAATTGA
- the ruvA gene encoding Holliday junction branch migration protein RuvA gives MIGRIAGVLLEKNPPHLLIDCNGVGYEVDVPMSTFYNLPSTGERVVLLTQMIVREDAHLLYGFGTADERSTFRELLKISGIGARMALAVLSGMSVHELAQTVTMQDAARLTRVPGIGKKTAERLLLELKGKIGADLGAMAGAASASGHASDILNALLALGYSEKEALAAVKNVPAGTGVSEGIKLALKALSKG, from the coding sequence ATGATCGGTCGCATTGCCGGCGTTCTGCTGGAAAAAAACCCGCCGCATCTGCTCATCGACTGCAACGGCGTCGGTTACGAAGTCGATGTGCCGATGAGCACGTTCTACAACCTGCCCTCTACCGGCGAACGCGTCGTGTTGCTCACGCAGATGATCGTCCGCGAAGACGCGCACCTGCTGTACGGCTTCGGCACCGCCGACGAACGCTCGACGTTCCGCGAACTGCTGAAAATTTCCGGCATCGGCGCGCGCATGGCGTTGGCGGTGCTCTCGGGCATGAGCGTGCACGAACTCGCGCAAACCGTCACGATGCAGGACGCGGCGCGTCTTACGCGCGTGCCGGGCATCGGCAAGAAGACGGCCGAGCGCTTGCTCCTGGAACTGAAGGGCAAGATCGGCGCCGACCTGGGCGCGATGGCGGGCGCGGCGTCGGCATCCGGCCACGCCTCCGATATCCTGAACGCACTGCTTGCATTGGGTTACTCCGAAAAAGAAGCGTTGGCCGCCGTCAAAAACGTGCCGGCCGGCACCGGCGTTTCCGAGGGCATCAAGCTCGCGTTGAAGGCGCTGTCCAAGGGCTGA
- the ruvB gene encoding Holliday junction branch migration DNA helicase RuvB has translation MIETDKLAAERIIAPTPVSPNEEAFERALRPRQLEEYVGQEKVRGQLEIFIEAAKRRSESLDHVLLFGPPGLGKTTLAHIIAREMGVNLRQTSGPVLERAGDLAALLTNLEANDVLFIDEIHRLSPVVEEILYPALEDYQIDIMIGEGPAARSVKLDLQPFTLVGATTRAGMLTNPLRDRFGIVARLEFYNAEELARIVTRSASLLHAQIHPDGAFEIAKRARGTPRIANRLLRRVRDFAEVKADGNITAQVADAALKMLDVDAVGFDLMDRKLLEAILHKFDGGPVGVDNLAAAIGEERDTIEDVLEPYLIQQGFLQRTPRGRVATLLTYRHFGLAAPDSSSGLPGLWNSAAT, from the coding sequence ATGATCGAAACCGACAAACTCGCCGCCGAGCGCATCATCGCGCCCACGCCCGTCTCGCCGAACGAAGAAGCGTTCGAGCGCGCGTTGCGCCCGCGCCAACTCGAAGAGTATGTCGGGCAGGAAAAAGTGCGCGGCCAACTCGAAATCTTTATCGAGGCCGCCAAGCGCCGCTCAGAATCGCTCGACCACGTCTTGCTGTTCGGGCCGCCGGGCCTCGGCAAAACCACGCTCGCGCACATCATCGCGCGGGAAATGGGCGTCAATCTGCGGCAAACGTCCGGACCGGTGCTCGAGCGCGCCGGCGACCTCGCGGCGCTGCTCACCAATCTCGAAGCCAACGACGTTTTATTCATCGACGAAATCCACCGGCTCTCGCCGGTCGTCGAAGAAATTCTGTACCCGGCGTTGGAGGATTATCAGATCGACATCATGATCGGCGAAGGGCCGGCCGCGCGCAGCGTGAAGCTGGACCTGCAGCCGTTCACGCTGGTCGGCGCGACCACGCGCGCGGGCATGCTGACCAACCCGCTGCGCGACCGCTTCGGCATCGTGGCGCGGCTCGAGTTTTATAACGCCGAGGAACTGGCGCGCATCGTCACGCGTTCGGCATCGCTGCTCCATGCGCAGATCCACCCGGACGGCGCGTTCGAGATCGCCAAGCGCGCGCGCGGCACGCCGCGGATCGCGAACCGCCTGCTGCGGCGCGTACGCGACTTCGCCGAAGTGAAGGCCGACGGCAACATCACCGCGCAAGTGGCCGACGCCGCGCTCAAGATGCTCGACGTGGATGCAGTCGGCTTCGACCTGATGGACCGCAAGCTGCTCGAAGCAATTCTGCACAAGTTCGACGGCGGCCCGGTCGGCGTCGACAATCTGGCGGCGGCGATCGGCGAAGAGCGCGACACGATTGAAGACGTGCTCGAGCCGTATCTGATCCAGCAAGGCTTCCTGCAACGCACGCCGCGCGGCCGCGTCGCCACGCTGCTCACGTACCGGCATTTCGGCCTCGCCGCGCCGGATTCGTCGAGCGGCCTGCCGGGTCTGTGGAATTCGGCCGCGACCTGA
- a CDS encoding oxygenase MpaB family protein, whose translation MSDPTSQPNSSNGLAQLLTGRLRSKLAAGVTHLTSGSGPALDYLSPPGDPGLFGPDSVCWKVHADFTSMMTGGISALLLQALHPLALAGVWDHSTFRTDILGRLRRTATFIAGTTYGSRHDALALVERVKRIHLGVSGVAPDGQPYRASEPELLTWVHVAEVSSFMTAHLRYVNPSLPIATQDQYFAETARIAEMLGASDIPRSRAEIDAYLLAMQPGLVASERTLEVVRVLMNAPAPSVSMRPAGVLMFNAGVDLLPDSAQAMLGFQRYATLRRALARPGVRLIAPVIRWALVNGVSKRARRRVAAGVHEAE comes from the coding sequence ATGTCCGACCCAACCAGTCAGCCCAACTCGTCCAACGGTCTCGCGCAACTTCTCACCGGCAGGCTCCGCTCAAAACTGGCCGCCGGCGTCACGCATCTGACAAGCGGCAGCGGTCCCGCACTCGACTACTTGTCACCTCCCGGCGACCCTGGCCTGTTCGGCCCGGACTCGGTGTGCTGGAAAGTCCACGCCGATTTCACATCGATGATGACGGGCGGCATCAGCGCGCTTCTGCTCCAGGCGCTGCACCCGCTGGCGCTCGCCGGCGTGTGGGACCATTCGACGTTTCGCACCGATATTCTCGGCCGCCTGCGCCGCACCGCGACTTTCATCGCGGGCACGACGTACGGCAGCCGGCACGACGCGCTGGCGCTGGTCGAACGTGTGAAGCGCATTCATCTTGGCGTCAGCGGCGTCGCGCCTGACGGCCAGCCCTATCGCGCGAGCGAACCCGAGTTGTTGACGTGGGTGCATGTCGCCGAAGTGTCGAGCTTCATGACCGCGCACTTGCGCTATGTGAATCCGTCGCTGCCGATTGCCACGCAGGATCAGTACTTCGCGGAGACCGCGCGCATTGCCGAGATGCTCGGCGCGTCGGACATTCCGCGTTCGCGAGCCGAGATCGACGCTTACTTGCTCGCGATGCAGCCCGGGCTTGTCGCCAGCGAGCGCACGCTCGAAGTCGTGAGGGTTCTGATGAACGCGCCCGCCCCGAGCGTATCGATGCGTCCAGCCGGCGTGTTGATGTTCAACGCCGGCGTCGATCTTCTGCCCGATTCGGCACAGGCGATGTTGGGATTCCAGCGCTACGCGACGCTTCGTCGTGCGCTGGCGAGGCCTGGTGTGCGGCTAATCGCGCCGGTGATCCGTTGGGCGCTGGTGAACGGCGTATCGAAGCGGGCGCGCCGTCGCGTGGCCGCGGGCGTACACGAAGCGGAGTAA
- a CDS encoding histidine phosphatase family protein, whose amino-acid sequence MTTQILFIRHGETDWNRIKRIQGHIDIPLATTGLAQAQRLARRMADEAKQGARLDAIYSSDLQRAQQTAQPIADVLGLPLQLREGLRERSYGAFQGHDSDEIALRFPDEYAHWQTRDAGFAPPDGESQRTLYHRVLHAIEPLVAAHPGGRIACVAHGGVLDCVRRFACGLPLDAPRNYPLLNTSVNTVDFANGKATIVLWADVSHLDAPSADDSFKKVPKPGR is encoded by the coding sequence ATGACGACGCAGATTCTGTTTATCCGGCACGGCGAGACCGACTGGAACCGCATCAAGCGCATTCAAGGTCACATCGACATTCCGCTCGCCACGACGGGGCTGGCGCAAGCGCAGCGCCTGGCGCGCCGCATGGCCGATGAGGCGAAGCAGGGCGCGCGACTCGACGCGATCTATTCCAGCGATTTGCAACGCGCGCAGCAAACCGCGCAGCCGATCGCCGATGTGCTCGGCTTGCCGCTGCAGTTGCGCGAAGGTCTGCGCGAGCGTTCATACGGCGCGTTCCAGGGCCATGATAGCGACGAGATCGCCCTGCGTTTCCCCGATGAATACGCGCACTGGCAAACGCGCGATGCGGGCTTTGCACCGCCGGACGGCGAGTCGCAACGTACGCTTTACCATCGCGTGCTGCACGCGATCGAACCGCTGGTCGCCGCACATCCGGGTGGGCGGATTGCCTGCGTCGCTCATGGCGGCGTGCTCGATTGCGTGCGACGCTTTGCCTGTGGCTTGCCGCTCGATGCACCGCGTAACTACCCGCTGCTGAACACGAGCGTGAACACGGTGGATTTCGCCAATGGCAAGGCGACGATCGTGTTGTGGGCGGACGTCTCGCATCTCGATGCGCCGAGCGCGGATGACAGTTTCAAGAAGGTGCCGAAGCCGGGGCGGTGA
- the dtd gene encoding D-aminoacyl-tRNA deacylase: protein MIALIQRVRRAEVRVADRVTGAIEAGLLALVCAERGDTEAAADRLLAKVLGYRVFSDAAGKMNLSVQNLDGAGHAGGLLLVSQFTLAADTNSGLRPSFTPAAPPDEGKRLFDYFVAAARVKHPIVETGEFGADMQVSLVNDGPVTFWLQTNA, encoded by the coding sequence ATGATCGCGCTGATCCAACGCGTGCGGCGTGCGGAAGTGCGCGTGGCCGACCGCGTGACGGGCGCGATCGAGGCGGGCCTGCTCGCGCTCGTGTGCGCCGAACGCGGCGACACCGAGGCGGCCGCCGACCGGTTGCTGGCCAAGGTGCTCGGCTACCGCGTCTTCAGCGATGCCGCCGGCAAGATGAATCTCTCCGTGCAAAATCTCGACGGCGCCGGGCACGCAGGTGGCTTGCTGCTCGTGTCGCAGTTCACGCTGGCCGCGGACACCAACAGCGGCCTGCGTCCGAGCTTTACGCCGGCCGCGCCGCCGGATGAAGGCAAGCGCCTCTTCGATTACTTCGTCGCGGCAGCGCGGGTGAAGCATCCGATCGTCGAGACGGGAGAGTTCGGCGCCGACATGCAGGTGTCGCTCGTCAATGACGGGCCGGTCACGTTCTGGCTGCAGACGAACGCCTGA
- the tyrS gene encoding tyrosine--tRNA ligase, producing MSTESTKPNPAAAFPVTDEVRHALAVTKRGVDELLIEDEFAQKLAKSAATGKPLRIKLGLDPTAPDIHIGHTVVLNKMRQLQDLGHTVIFLIGDFTSLIGDPSGRNATRPPLTREQIESNAKTYFDQAALVLDREKTEIRYNSEWSMPLGADGMIKLASRYTVARILEREDFTKRFQGGVPISIHELLYPLMQGYDSVALNADLELGGTDQKFNLLVGRELQKQYGQDQQCILTMPLLEGLDGVEKMSKSKNNYIGISEKPTDMFGKLMSISDVLMWRYFELLSFRPMEEIAGFRKEIEAGRNPRDFKVLLGQEIVARFHSQADAERALEDFNHRAKGGVPDDIPAVTLAGAPLAIGQLLKQANLVPSTSEALRNIEQGGVKIDGATVSDKGLKVEAGEYVVQVGKRRFARVTLTA from the coding sequence ATGAGCACCGAGTCCACCAAGCCTAATCCCGCTGCCGCCTTCCCGGTCACCGACGAAGTCCGTCACGCCCTCGCCGTCACCAAGCGAGGTGTCGACGAACTGCTGATCGAAGACGAATTCGCGCAAAAACTCGCGAAGAGCGCGGCTACGGGCAAGCCGCTGCGTATCAAGCTCGGGCTCGACCCGACCGCGCCGGACATCCACATCGGCCACACGGTCGTGTTGAACAAGATGCGTCAGTTGCAGGATCTCGGCCACACCGTGATCTTCCTGATCGGCGATTTCACGTCGCTGATCGGCGATCCGTCGGGCCGTAATGCGACGCGTCCGCCGCTCACGCGCGAGCAGATCGAATCGAATGCGAAAACGTATTTCGATCAGGCCGCGCTCGTGCTCGACCGCGAAAAGACCGAGATCCGCTACAACAGCGAATGGTCGATGCCGCTCGGCGCCGACGGCATGATCAAGCTCGCGTCGCGCTACACGGTGGCGCGGATTCTCGAACGCGAAGACTTCACCAAGCGTTTTCAGGGCGGCGTGCCGATCTCGATCCACGAGTTGCTGTACCCGCTGATGCAAGGCTACGACTCGGTCGCGCTGAACGCGGATCTCGAACTCGGCGGCACGGACCAGAAGTTCAACTTGCTGGTGGGCCGTGAGTTGCAGAAGCAATACGGCCAGGATCAGCAATGCATCTTGACGATGCCGCTGCTCGAAGGGCTGGACGGCGTCGAGAAGATGTCGAAGTCGAAGAACAACTACATCGGCATCAGCGAAAAGCCGACCGACATGTTCGGCAAGCTGATGAGCATTTCCGACGTGCTGATGTGGCGTTACTTCGAACTGCTGTCGTTCCGTCCGATGGAAGAAATCGCCGGCTTCAGGAAGGAAATCGAAGCGGGTCGCAACCCGCGCGATTTCAAGGTGCTGCTCGGCCAGGAAATCGTCGCGCGCTTCCACTCGCAAGCCGATGCCGAGCGCGCGCTCGAAGACTTCAACCATCGCGCGAAGGGTGGCGTGCCGGACGATATTCCGGCGGTGACGCTCGCGGGCGCACCGCTGGCGATCGGCCAGTTGCTCAAGCAGGCCAATCTCGTGCCTTCGACGAGCGAAGCGCTGCGCAACATCGAGCAGGGCGGCGTGAAGATCGATGGCGCCACCGTGTCCGACAAGGGCCTGAAGGTCGAAGCCGGCGAATACGTCGTGCAGGTCGGCAAGCGCCGCTTTGCGCGCGTCACGCTGACGGCCTGA